The proteins below are encoded in one region of Chryseobacterium wanjuense:
- the uvrB gene encoding excinuclease ABC subunit UvrB: MEFKLQSEYKPTGDQPQAIEKLTEGIEIGEKYQTLLGVTGSGKTFTVANVIQNVQKPTLVLAHNKTLAAQLFMEFKEFFPENAVEYFVSYYDYYQPEAYIATTGTYIEKDLSINEEVEKLRLSATASLLSGRRDVLIVASVSCIYGIGNPTEFHKSLISVGIGEKVTRTALLHSLVNALYARTLNEFQRGTFRVKGDVIDIFPAYADNAVRIQFFGDEIEKIQSFDPVSGNVTSNFEQIQIYPANLFVTSKETLNGAIREIQDDMVKQVDFFNSIEKPLEAKRLQERTELDLEMIKELGYCSGIENYSRYLDGRLPGSRPFCLIDYFPKDFLMVIDESHVTVPQVHAMYGGDRSRKESLVEYGFRLPAAMDNRPLKFEEFEAMQNQVIYVSATPADYEMEKTGGSYIEQIIRPTGLLDPVIEIRPTLNQIDDLMEEIHKRSDADERVLVTTLTKKMAEELTKYFTKFGIRTRYIHSDVETLERIQIMQDLRLGLFDVLIGVNLLREGLDLPEVSLVAILDADKEGMLRSRRSMIQTVGRAARNINGKAIMYADRITKSMQATLDETEYRRAKQIKYNEEHGKVPQALNKKISESLVGRTKDFPDEKYTQKEILQKVAEAKANYSSEDIEKVIAQKQKEMEAAAKNLDFIKAAKLRDEISALKG, encoded by the coding sequence ATGGAATTCAAACTTCAATCAGAATATAAACCAACCGGAGATCAGCCTCAAGCTATTGAAAAGCTTACCGAAGGGATTGAAATCGGGGAAAAATATCAAACCTTGTTGGGGGTAACGGGATCCGGAAAAACCTTTACCGTAGCCAATGTTATCCAGAATGTTCAAAAGCCGACATTGGTTTTGGCTCATAATAAAACTTTGGCGGCTCAGCTTTTCATGGAGTTTAAAGAATTTTTTCCGGAAAATGCAGTAGAATACTTTGTAAGTTATTACGACTATTACCAGCCGGAAGCCTACATCGCTACCACCGGAACTTATATTGAAAAAGATCTCAGCATCAACGAAGAAGTTGAAAAACTCAGGCTTTCTGCAACGGCAAGTTTACTTTCCGGAAGAAGAGACGTTTTGATTGTAGCCTCAGTTTCATGTATTTACGGTATCGGAAACCCGACAGAATTTCATAAATCATTAATTTCAGTTGGAATTGGCGAAAAAGTAACCAGAACTGCGCTTCTGCATTCTTTAGTTAATGCACTATATGCCAGAACTTTAAATGAATTTCAAAGAGGAACATTCCGGGTAAAGGGAGACGTGATTGATATTTTCCCCGCTTATGCAGATAATGCGGTGAGAATTCAGTTTTTCGGTGATGAAATTGAAAAAATTCAGAGTTTTGATCCGGTTTCAGGAAATGTAACTTCCAATTTTGAACAAATTCAAATCTATCCGGCCAACCTTTTCGTTACCTCAAAAGAAACATTGAACGGCGCCATCAGAGAAATTCAGGATGATATGGTAAAACAGGTGGATTTCTTTAATTCAATCGAAAAACCACTGGAAGCCAAAAGATTACAGGAAAGAACAGAGCTTGATCTGGAAATGATCAAAGAACTCGGTTACTGTTCGGGAATTGAGAACTATTCGAGATACTTAGACGGAAGATTACCGGGAAGCAGACCTTTCTGTTTAATTGATTATTTTCCGAAAGATTTTTTAATGGTAATTGACGAAAGTCACGTTACCGTTCCACAGGTTCATGCGATGTACGGAGGCGACCGAAGCAGAAAAGAATCTCTGGTGGAATACGGATTCCGGCTTCCTGCTGCTATGGACAACAGACCCTTGAAATTTGAAGAATTTGAAGCCATGCAGAATCAGGTAATTTATGTTTCTGCAACACCTGCCGATTACGAAATGGAGAAAACGGGCGGAAGTTATATTGAACAGATCATTCGTCCAACCGGGCTTCTGGATCCGGTTATCGAGATAAGACCGACTTTGAATCAGATTGATGATTTAATGGAAGAAATTCACAAAAGATCTGATGCAGATGAAAGGGTTTTGGTCACGACCCTGACAAAAAAAATGGCGGAAGAGCTTACAAAATATTTCACAAAATTCGGGATCAGAACAAGATATATCCATTCGGATGTAGAAACACTGGAACGTATTCAGATCATGCAGGATTTGCGTCTCGGTCTTTTTGATGTTTTAATTGGTGTCAACTTATTAAGAGAGGGATTGGATTTACCGGAAGTTTCTTTGGTTGCCATTCTCGACGCCGATAAGGAAGGGATGCTAAGAAGCAGAAGATCAATGATTCAGACGGTTGGTCGTGCGGCAAGAAACATTAACGGAAAAGCCATCATGTATGCCGATAGAATCACAAAATCGATGCAGGCAACCCTCGATGAAACAGAATATCGTCGCGCCAAACAGATAAAATACAACGAAGAACATGGAAAAGTTCCTCAGGCTTTAAATAAAAAAATTTCTGAAAGTCTGGTCGGAAGAACCAAAGATTTCCCTGATGAAAAATATACCCAGAAGGAAATTTTACAAAAAGTTGCCGAGGCAAAAGCCAATTACTCCAGTGAGGATATCGAAAAAGTAATTGCCCAAAAGCAAAAGGAAATGGAAGCCGCTGCAAAGAATCTCGATTTTATAAAAGCTGCAAAATTGAGGGATGAAATTTCTGCTTTAAAAGGATAA
- a CDS encoding peptide-N-glycosidase F-related protein, with product MKQNLFSIIFLSLFISLFGKNNVGNPLPPSVVTVYQDAVFYDMYAATVNQPLPTDAVRLSNSTYTKKMTDAQLDSFGNQVTMNVTIGALCDNYDRLAHVLLALVPKGASSYDTNLVKKLEIGRFVTPFMNKNISPTSVPYTFQVDNLGAIFKDMNLRSQYDFWIEFTVLGVPYAAQTQVSGCAGRIDTFKGTLSFTTDNNSSIPPVNNFLLTMAALKSFNNYNATDEPGTTLRMLNFTLPNTVNNASFYLITSNHGANSGGEEYVRRQHYVYLNDVQIFTYKPGGISCEPFRQYNTQGNGIYGSSPQSTSWWTSWNNWCPGNSVPIRKISVGNLEPGLHTFTITVPDAQFVGQQGDFPLSVYLQGEASNVLGVKEMTVTDVKIYPNPASNFIKISSTKKIRETEMYSVDGRLVKTFKGGESDISELQTGTYILKVTFEDGISFKHKIIKK from the coding sequence ATGAAGCAAAATCTATTTTCTATAATTTTTTTAAGTCTTTTTATTTCATTATTCGGAAAGAATAATGTTGGAAATCCTTTACCACCGAGCGTTGTTACGGTCTATCAGGATGCTGTTTTTTATGATATGTATGCGGCGACAGTCAATCAACCTTTACCGACAGATGCGGTTCGTCTTAGCAACAGCACCTACACCAAGAAAATGACGGATGCCCAGTTAGATTCTTTTGGAAATCAGGTGACCATGAATGTTACAATTGGCGCTTTGTGTGATAATTATGACCGTCTTGCCCACGTTTTACTGGCATTGGTGCCGAAAGGGGCAAGTTCTTATGATACGAATTTGGTTAAAAAACTGGAAATAGGAAGGTTTGTCACACCATTTATGAATAAAAATATTTCGCCGACAAGTGTTCCCTACACTTTTCAGGTTGATAATCTGGGTGCGATTTTTAAAGATATGAATTTGCGCAGCCAGTATGATTTCTGGATAGAATTTACGGTTTTAGGAGTTCCTTACGCTGCTCAGACGCAGGTTTCCGGATGTGCAGGAAGAATTGATACTTTCAAAGGAACTTTAAGTTTTACTACAGATAATAATTCTTCAATTCCACCGGTGAATAATTTTCTTCTCACGATGGCTGCATTAAAAAGTTTTAATAACTATAATGCCACAGATGAGCCGGGAACCACTTTAAGAATGCTGAATTTTACATTACCGAATACCGTTAATAATGCCAGTTTTTATTTAATTACTTCCAATCACGGAGCCAATTCAGGAGGTGAAGAGTATGTACGAAGACAACATTACGTTTACCTGAATGATGTTCAGATTTTCACTTACAAGCCGGGAGGGATTTCATGTGAACCGTTCCGTCAGTACAATACTCAGGGAAATGGAATTTATGGCAGTTCTCCACAATCTACATCTTGGTGGACTTCCTGGAACAACTGGTGTCCCGGAAATTCTGTCCCGATCAGAAAAATAAGTGTTGGTAATCTGGAGCCGGGTCTGCATACTTTCACCATTACTGTTCCGGATGCGCAGTTTGTGGGGCAACAGGGAGATTTTCCTTTGTCAGTATATCTTCAGGGAGAAGCGTCCAATGTTTTAGGCGTTAAAGAAATGACGGTAACCGACGTGAAAATTTATCCAAATCCTGCTTCCAATTTTATTAAAATTTCAAGTACCAAAAAGATTCGGGAAACGGAGATGTATTCTGTAGACGGAAGACTGGTGAAAACTTTTAAAGGTGGAGAATCGGATATCAGTGAACTTCAGACGGGAACCTATATTTTGAAGGTGACCTTTGAAGACGGAATTTCTTTTAAACATAAAATAATTAAAAAATAA
- a CDS encoding PQQ-dependent sugar dehydrogenase, with amino-acid sequence MRFNRFYIPVVGLFLVLSCEKNNANAQVGNDGSVETKEPNSNYKPAFAGQTRIKAVKTTTPYNVEILSKDLGKPWGIINLPDGRFLITDKRGYMNVVSADGKQISKIEGFPKVDSKGQGGMLDVALDPDFKANNIIYFSFSEPFGKGNLTSVAKGKLAPDLKNISEVKVIFRAEPSYDGDKHYGSRLAFDKDGNLFVSTGERSDKVTRVYAQKTDNYLGKILKITKDGKPAPGNPFIGKAGYKPEIYAYGVRNPQGMAIDPNGNLWDVEMGPRGGDEINLIQPGKNYGWGDVTYGIEYSGEKINNGTTQKTGTEQPVYYWDPVISPSGVTFYTGNIDEWKGNLMIGCLSGEHINRIVMKDNKVVGEERLLEDQKERFRDVLNGQDGNLYAVTDSGKLYKVSKK; translated from the coding sequence ATGAGATTCAATAGATTTTATATTCCTGTTGTAGGTCTGTTTTTAGTTTTGTCTTGTGAGAAGAACAATGCCAATGCACAAGTTGGTAATGACGGAAGCGTAGAAACAAAAGAACCTAATTCTAATTATAAGCCGGCTTTTGCAGGGCAGACGAGAATCAAGGCTGTAAAAACAACAACACCTTACAATGTAGAAATTTTAAGTAAAGATCTAGGAAAACCGTGGGGAATTATCAACTTACCCGACGGAAGATTTTTAATTACCGATAAAAGAGGCTACATGAATGTCGTATCTGCAGACGGAAAACAAATTTCTAAAATTGAAGGCTTTCCTAAAGTAGATTCAAAAGGGCAGGGCGGAATGCTGGATGTAGCGCTTGATCCGGATTTTAAGGCCAATAATATTATTTATTTCAGTTTTTCAGAGCCGTTTGGAAAAGGAAATCTGACTTCCGTGGCAAAAGGAAAATTAGCTCCGGATTTAAAAAATATTTCAGAGGTGAAAGTGATCTTCCGGGCAGAACCTTCCTATGACGGCGACAAGCATTACGGAAGCAGACTTGCTTTTGACAAAGACGGAAATTTATTTGTAAGCACGGGAGAAAGGTCTGATAAGGTCACTAGAGTGTATGCCCAGAAAACAGATAATTATTTAGGTAAAATTTTAAAAATAACCAAAGACGGAAAGCCTGCTCCCGGAAACCCATTTATAGGAAAAGCGGGATATAAACCCGAAATTTATGCCTATGGAGTAAGAAATCCCCAAGGAATGGCCATTGACCCGAACGGAAATCTTTGGGATGTGGAAATGGGACCGAGAGGTGGAGATGAAATTAATCTCATCCAGCCCGGAAAAAACTACGGCTGGGGAGATGTGACTTACGGAATTGAATATTCCGGGGAAAAAATAAACAACGGAACAACGCAAAAAACAGGAACAGAACAGCCTGTCTATTATTGGGATCCTGTGATCTCGCCAAGCGGAGTGACCTTCTATACCGGAAATATCGATGAATGGAAAGGAAATCTGATGATCGGCTGTCTGAGCGGAGAGCACATCAACCGGATTGTCATGAAAGACAATAAAGTAGTCGGCGAAGAACGATTGCTGGAAGACCAGAAAGAAAGATTCCGTGATGTGTTGAACGGACAGGATGGAAATCTGTATGCCGTGACCGACAGCGGAAAGCTGTATAAAGTTTCTAAGAAATAA
- a CDS encoding TonB-dependent receptor plug domain-containing protein: protein MKIKYLSVIFLSSSSILYSQETKDTISNENKIEEVAITGSRNKKRTVVDTPVPIDVIDIKQVSQSTGQVEVNQLLQFSAPSFNSNKQSGSDGADAVDPATLRGLGPDQTLLLLNGKRYHQSSLINLFGTKGRGNTGSDMNTIPIAAIKRIEVLRDGASAQYGSDAIAGVINVVLNDRNSGFEGNAFYGMNVFKSPGNKDVVSDHKIDGITFDFSGNLGTKIGSKGGFGNFTVEFVNKDYSIRNANPEMYEAPRQRFGDAKSQNFYFFGNIEVPLSDNLKLYSRQGFSHRNTNAYAWTRSADADGNIPEVYPNGFNPLQDTSITDFTFDNGLKFKVADWDVDFYNVFGSNRFTYQINNTINATLGVNSPTSFNAGGHSLLQNTTGFNASKQFEVLEGLNIAFGSEFRYEKFEIIKGEEGSYTMYDVNGNVVTASTDPSLLVINPLTGDVRPGGSQGFPGYSQQVDKSRNNLAAYIDTELDITKKWMISIAGRFENYNDFGSTINGKFATRYNFTPQFAFRGSVSTGFRAPSLAQKYYSLQFTNFQGGDLVTIQLASNDSDLARRVGIPQLKQETSLNGSAGFTFNTRKFTATVDGYYIRVKDRIVLTGNFSRDDLPADVQADYPYIDQAQFFSNAIDTRTKGVDVILSYNENIGKGKLTATLAGNYNDMEITAVHTSEKLKGKEEIYLSPRERGFILASAPKTKINLNLNYKINKFNANLQLVRFDKVTLLGYGGADDFQIYNPKVTADLSFGYEFTKGLSLTIGSKNLFNRYPTLQKAHVSDGNTESGGIFDPVQMGFAGRQVFARFNFKF, encoded by the coding sequence ATGAAGATTAAATACCTAAGTGTAATCTTCCTCAGCTCTTCTTCAATTTTGTATTCACAGGAAACAAAAGATACGATTTCCAATGAAAATAAGATTGAAGAAGTTGCTATTACGGGAAGCAGAAATAAAAAAAGAACCGTTGTCGATACACCCGTTCCCATTGATGTTATCGACATCAAACAAGTAAGCCAATCGACAGGCCAGGTAGAAGTGAACCAGCTTTTGCAGTTTTCAGCGCCTTCTTTTAATTCCAATAAACAATCCGGTTCGGATGGAGCAGATGCGGTAGATCCTGCAACTTTGAGAGGTCTTGGCCCTGATCAGACCTTATTGTTATTAAACGGAAAAAGATATCACCAATCTTCGTTAATCAATCTTTTCGGAACAAAAGGACGGGGAAATACCGGCTCCGACATGAATACCATTCCCATTGCAGCCATAAAAAGAATTGAAGTGCTCCGCGACGGCGCTTCTGCACAATACGGTTCGGACGCGATTGCAGGGGTTATTAATGTTGTTTTAAACGACAGAAATTCAGGCTTCGAAGGAAATGCTTTCTATGGAATGAATGTATTTAAAAGTCCAGGAAATAAAGATGTGGTTTCCGACCACAAAATCGATGGAATTACCTTTGATTTCAGCGGAAATTTAGGAACAAAAATAGGTTCAAAAGGGGGTTTTGGAAATTTTACCGTAGAATTCGTTAATAAAGATTATTCCATCAGAAATGCCAATCCTGAGATGTATGAAGCTCCCAGACAACGTTTTGGCGATGCAAAATCACAGAATTTTTATTTTTTCGGAAATATTGAAGTGCCTTTGTCGGATAATCTGAAATTGTATTCCAGACAGGGCTTTTCTCACAGAAATACAAACGCTTATGCGTGGACGAGAAGCGCAGATGCAGATGGAAATATTCCTGAAGTTTATCCTAATGGTTTTAATCCTCTTCAGGATACCAGCATTACCGATTTTACTTTCGATAATGGTTTAAAATTTAAGGTTGCAGACTGGGATGTCGATTTTTATAATGTTTTTGGAAGCAATAGATTTACGTATCAGATCAACAATACGATCAATGCAACGCTTGGAGTAAATTCACCGACAAGCTTCAATGCCGGCGGACATTCTTTGCTGCAAAACACAACAGGTTTTAATGCATCAAAACAATTTGAAGTTCTGGAAGGGTTAAATATTGCTTTCGGATCCGAATTCAGATATGAAAAATTTGAAATTATTAAAGGAGAAGAAGGTTCTTACACAATGTACGATGTAAACGGAAATGTTGTAACAGCCAGTACAGATCCAAGTTTATTGGTAATAAATCCATTAACTGGAGATGTAAGACCGGGTGGTTCTCAAGGTTTTCCGGGATACTCTCAGCAAGTCGATAAAAGCAGAAATAATTTAGCCGCCTACATTGATACCGAACTTGATATCACTAAAAAATGGATGATCAGTATCGCCGGAAGATTTGAAAATTACAACGATTTTGGAAGTACAATCAACGGGAAATTTGCCACACGATACAACTTTACTCCGCAGTTTGCCTTCAGAGGTTCGGTTTCTACCGGTTTCCGGGCGCCTTCTCTGGCTCAGAAATATTATAGTTTGCAGTTCACCAATTTTCAAGGCGGAGATTTGGTAACTATTCAATTAGCATCCAATGATAGTGATTTAGCAAGAAGAGTTGGTATTCCGCAACTAAAGCAGGAAACTTCTTTAAACGGAAGTGCAGGATTTACCTTTAATACCAGAAAATTCACCGCAACAGTCGATGGATATTACATCAGAGTAAAAGACAGAATTGTACTGACAGGGAATTTTTCAAGAGATGACCTTCCCGCTGACGTTCAGGCAGATTATCCCTACATCGATCAGGCGCAATTTTTTTCAAACGCGATTGATACCAGAACAAAAGGTGTTGACGTTATTTTAAGTTATAATGAAAACATCGGAAAAGGAAAGCTGACCGCGACATTGGCCGGAAATTATAACGACATGGAAATTACCGCCGTTCACACTTCCGAAAAGCTGAAAGGGAAAGAAGAAATTTATTTAAGTCCGAGAGAAAGAGGATTTATTTTAGCTTCTGCTCCTAAAACAAAGATTAATTTAAACCTCAACTATAAAATCAATAAATTCAACGCCAATCTTCAGTTGGTAAGATTTGATAAAGTTACATTGCTGGGATACGGCGGCGCAGATGATTTCCAGATTTACAATCCTAAAGTAACGGCAGATCTTTCTTTCGGTTACGAATTTACCAAAGGTCTTAGTTTAACGATTGGAAGTAAAAATTTATTCAACCGCTATCCGACCTTACAAAAAGCTCACGTTTCCGATGGGAATACAGAATCCGGAGGAATTTTTGATCCTGTACAGATGGGTTTTGCGGGAAGACAGGTTTTTGCGAGATTTAATTTTAAATTTTAA
- a CDS encoding pyridoxal phosphate-dependent aminotransferase: MFTNTNINFEALKRKAYNGRWATLEDGIIPLTAADPDFRMSSEIEQGIIEYIKDGYLSYGPFSGIPEFKKSVAEHFNTEKKGNFTPENVLAVNSAAQGMFLIAKYVLNPGDEAIIFDPVDFLFKKTVEAVGGNIKLCAVDSKTGDIDFEMLVSLISPKTKLISVCNPHNPVGRVYSKEILKKISEIAAAHDLWVMSDEIWSDIVYDKKEFNTYSSVSEEAKKKSFTVFGFSKSFGIAGLRIGAVLCNDQELLDDFTEKSNFNSTIEGVSTLSQIAASVAIDKAKPWFNDFLTHLQHNRDLAHSMLSNSGILTPNLPEATFVIFPKIENGLSSEEFAQHVLQKGKVAIVPGSERWFGKGAEGHIRICFSTSQELLTEGLHRIINSF; this comes from the coding sequence ATGTTTACAAATACTAATATTAATTTCGAAGCCCTGAAAAGAAAAGCCTACAACGGCAGATGGGCAACCCTGGAAGACGGAATCATCCCTTTAACAGCCGCTGATCCGGATTTCAGAATGTCTTCTGAGATCGAGCAGGGAATTATAGAATACATCAAAGACGGCTACCTGAGCTACGGCCCGTTTTCCGGTATTCCTGAGTTTAAAAAAAGTGTTGCAGAACATTTTAATACAGAAAAAAAAGGAAACTTTACTCCTGAAAATGTATTGGCTGTGAACAGTGCCGCTCAAGGTATGTTTTTAATCGCCAAATATGTTTTAAATCCAGGGGATGAAGCCATTATTTTTGATCCGGTTGATTTCTTATTCAAGAAAACGGTAGAAGCCGTTGGCGGAAACATAAAATTGTGTGCCGTAGATTCAAAAACCGGAGATATCGATTTTGAAATGCTGGTTTCATTAATTTCTCCTAAAACCAAACTGATCAGCGTTTGCAACCCGCACAATCCCGTAGGAAGAGTATATTCTAAAGAAATTTTAAAGAAAATCTCCGAAATTGCGGCAGCTCATGATCTTTGGGTAATGAGTGACGAAATCTGGAGCGATATTGTTTACGACAAAAAGGAATTCAACACCTATTCTTCGGTTTCTGAGGAAGCAAAGAAGAAAAGTTTCACCGTGTTCGGTTTTTCCAAATCTTTTGGAATTGCCGGGTTAAGAATCGGTGCTGTTTTGTGTAATGACCAGGAACTTTTGGATGATTTTACTGAAAAATCTAATTTCAATTCTACGATTGAAGGGGTTTCTACCTTGTCTCAGATCGCCGCGAGCGTGGCCATTGACAAAGCAAAACCTTGGTTCAATGATTTCCTGACTCATTTACAGCACAACAGGGATCTCGCCCACAGCATGTTAAGTAATTCAGGAATTTTAACGCCTAATTTACCTGAAGCAACATTTGTAATTTTTCCTAAAATTGAAAACGGACTGTCGAGTGAAGAATTTGCTCAGCATGTTTTACAAAAAGGAAAAGTTGCCATTGTTCCGGGTTCTGAGAGATGGTTCGGAAAAGGTGCGGAAGGACACATCCGAATCTGTTTTTCGACTTCTCAGGAGTTGCTTACTGAAGGATTGCACAGAATTATCAATAGCTTTTAG
- a CDS encoding FAD-dependent oxidoreductase — MSKVAIIGAGVSGLSMANYLEKNNIAYHIYERRTQNDLKGHGFILPKEGIKHLSSIINIDDLYEKGSFLKKYIHYSQNGEVISEKDLDDVFVVSRSALIEILAQGVPAEKISYEKTVNFNGFSNGKADISLDGNTLDADVVIASDGSRSRIRRNIFQDEIMKAVLENEVVNIIENEELASQIESNFLKFHHENGGLTFGVLKLSSSKILWYCQFDITKFFINEDYTPDCIRQFMLDNFGNWNPLISSIIEGSSYENAHIWRVYELEKLNPFHHENIVFIGDAAHPLIPFTSQGVTSALKDSFTLTNLLLEGNDLQETFEKYEEERKPEIEIHIKNGRALLEQFLLPLSEQPKNTLPISYK; from the coding sequence ATGAGCAAAGTTGCAATCATAGGAGCAGGAGTTTCCGGATTGAGTATGGCCAATTATTTGGAAAAAAATAATATCGCCTACCACATCTACGAAAGAAGAACTCAAAACGACCTGAAAGGACACGGATTTATTCTTCCCAAAGAAGGAATCAAGCACCTTTCTAGCATCATTAATATTGATGATCTTTACGAAAAAGGGAGTTTCCTGAAAAAATATATTCATTACAGCCAAAACGGCGAAGTAATTTCCGAAAAAGACCTGGATGATGTTTTTGTGGTTTCCAGAAGTGCATTAATAGAAATTTTAGCTCAAGGGGTTCCTGCAGAAAAAATTTCTTACGAAAAAACTGTTAATTTCAATGGTTTTTCAAACGGAAAAGCCGACATCAGTCTTGACGGGAATACGCTCGATGCAGACGTTGTGATCGCTTCAGACGGATCGAGAAGCAGAATCAGACGAAATATTTTCCAGGACGAAATCATGAAAGCTGTGCTGGAAAATGAAGTGGTAAATATTATCGAAAATGAAGAACTTGCGAGCCAGATCGAAAGCAATTTTCTGAAATTCCATCACGAAAACGGCGGTCTTACTTTTGGAGTCCTCAAGCTTTCGTCTTCAAAAATCCTTTGGTATTGTCAGTTTGACATCACCAAATTCTTTATTAATGAAGATTATACGCCGGATTGTATCAGACAATTTATGCTAGATAATTTTGGTAACTGGAATCCGTTGATTTCTTCTATCATTGAAGGGTCAAGCTACGAAAATGCTCATATCTGGCGAGTGTACGAATTGGAAAAATTAAACCCTTTTCATCACGAAAACATAGTATTCATAGGCGATGCAGCGCATCCTTTGATTCCATTTACAAGCCAGGGTGTTACTTCTGCCCTGAAAGATTCTTTTACTTTAACCAATCTTTTGTTGGAAGGCAACGACCTTCAGGAAACCTTTGAAAAATATGAAGAGGAAAGAAAACCTGAGATCGAGATCCACATCAAAAACGGAAGAGCTTTATTAGAGCAATTCCTTTTACCCCTGAGCGAACAACCGAAAAATACCTTACCAATTTCTTATAAATAA
- a CDS encoding DUF502 domain-containing protein — protein MKKLTFENIANFFLKNFFQGLVIIGPIGLTLFVIWYIITSIDNIIPSVAKEIPGLVFISTILITALLGFLGNKFVVGRFFFDTMDSLLEKTPGVKHIYTPTKDVMSSFVGDKKKFNDPVWVKTNENPEIWRIGFLTQKEMADVEKHNYVAVYLPHSYAISGWVIVTEEKNIKPVVGMTAASAMKFAVSGGVAGFHSDDNIFKAPE, from the coding sequence GTGAAAAAACTGACTTTTGAAAATATCGCTAATTTTTTTCTGAAAAACTTTTTTCAGGGGTTGGTTATTATTGGTCCGATCGGGCTTACACTTTTTGTAATTTGGTATATTATTACCTCCATTGACAATATTATTCCGTCTGTTGCCAAGGAAATACCGGGATTGGTTTTTATCTCAACTATTTTAATTACAGCACTTTTAGGGTTTTTAGGAAATAAATTTGTAGTTGGAAGATTCTTCTTCGATACCATGGACAGTTTATTGGAAAAAACACCCGGAGTAAAACATATTTATACGCCTACAAAAGACGTAATGTCCTCATTTGTGGGTGATAAGAAAAAATTTAATGATCCTGTTTGGGTGAAAACCAATGAAAATCCCGAAATTTGGAGAATCGGATTTTTAACTCAAAAGGAGATGGCCGACGTTGAAAAGCACAATTACGTAGCCGTATATCTTCCTCATTCCTATGCCATCTCGGGCTGGGTGATCGTGACGGAAGAGAAAAACATCAAACCTGTAGTGGGTATGACTGCTGCTTCTGCAATGAAATTTGCGGTAAGTGGAGGTGTTGCCGGATTCCATTCCGATGATAATATTTTCAAAGCACCGGAATAA
- the miaE gene encoding tRNA-(ms[2]io[6]A)-hydroxylase — translation MFKLKLPTDPRWANIAEGNIEEILTDHAWCEQKAATNAIGLITMLPEYPEIVTELLAIAQEELEHFKQVHEIIKKRGYTFGRTRKDDYVNELVNFIQKGGNRDDLIVDKMLFAAMIEARSCERFKVLTENIKDEELKNFYRELMISEANHYTTFISFARQLGNPEKVNARWEEWLEYEAKIIQSYGKGETIHG, via the coding sequence ATGTTCAAGTTGAAACTTCCTACCGATCCGAGGTGGGCAAATATTGCAGAGGGAAACATTGAAGAAATTTTAACGGATCACGCGTGGTGCGAGCAAAAAGCCGCTACCAATGCTATCGGATTGATTACCATGCTTCCCGAATATCCGGAAATCGTGACAGAGCTTCTTGCCATCGCGCAGGAGGAGCTTGAACATTTTAAGCAGGTGCATGAGATTATCAAGAAAAGAGGATACACTTTTGGGCGAACAAGAAAGGATGATTATGTCAACGAATTGGTAAATTTCATCCAGAAAGGAGGCAACAGAGATGATCTTATTGTTGATAAAATGCTTTTTGCAGCCATGATCGAAGCAAGAAGCTGCGAGAGATTCAAAGTGCTTACCGAAAACATTAAAGATGAAGAATTAAAGAATTTCTATAGAGAATTAATGATTTCCGAAGCCAATCATTACACCACTTTCATCAGTTTTGCAAGACAATTGGGAAATCCCGAAAAAGTAAATGCAAGATGGGAAGAATGGCTGGAATACGAAGCCAAAATCATCCAGTCTTACGGAAAAGGAGAAACAATACACGGATAA